A region from the Halobellus litoreus genome encodes:
- a CDS encoding ABC transporter permease gives MSLESGATAEAGTPDATRSGDDGGATATGSLSDVDTAGLAYGAVGTATFLAVWQAAAMAVGRTYLLPSPVEVATAFVVELTAPTTFTVPFVGVSLPATRLVANLLQSLLHYLPGLVVGSVLGIALGVAMGWSGRLDDALTPVTRFLRPIPPLAWIVFAIVWIGIGHGGAAFIVGIGAFWINFYNAYAGVEGVSTHLREVAETLGVDGDLRMIRKVILPAATPSIATGIRTSIGQCWMIVVAAELFGAPGVGFQIINAAQNLATDVSVAYMAVISLVFLVSDGAFRRVERRALAWRD, from the coding sequence ATGAGCCTCGAATCCGGCGCGACGGCCGAGGCGGGGACGCCGGACGCGACGCGTTCGGGGGACGACGGGGGCGCGACGGCGACCGGTTCGCTCTCGGACGTCGACACCGCCGGCCTCGCCTACGGCGCGGTCGGGACCGCGACGTTCCTGGCGGTCTGGCAGGCCGCCGCGATGGCCGTCGGCCGGACGTATCTGCTCCCGTCGCCGGTCGAGGTCGCGACCGCGTTCGTCGTCGAGCTCACCGCGCCGACGACGTTCACGGTCCCGTTCGTCGGGGTTTCGCTCCCGGCGACGCGGCTCGTCGCGAACCTACTGCAGAGCCTGCTCCACTATCTTCCGGGCCTCGTCGTCGGGAGCGTCCTCGGCATCGCGCTCGGGGTCGCGATGGGCTGGAGCGGCCGCCTCGACGACGCGCTCACGCCGGTGACGCGCTTTCTCCGCCCGATCCCGCCGCTGGCGTGGATCGTCTTCGCCATCGTCTGGATCGGGATCGGCCACGGCGGCGCGGCGTTCATCGTCGGGATCGGCGCGTTCTGGATCAACTTCTACAACGCCTACGCCGGCGTCGAAGGCGTCTCGACGCACCTCCGAGAGGTCGCGGAGACTCTCGGCGTCGACGGCGACCTCAGGATGATCCGCAAGGTGATCCTCCCGGCGGCCACCCCGTCGATCGCGACGGGGATCCGAACGAGCATCGGCCAGTGTTGGATGATCGTCGTCGCCGCCGAACTGTTCGGCGCGCCCGGCGTCGGCTTCCAGATCATCAACGCCGCACAGAACCTCGCGACCGACGTGAGCGTCGCGTATATGGCCGTCATCAGCCTCGTCTTCCTCGTGAGCGACGGGGCGTTCCGGCGGGTCGAACGGAGGGCGTTGGCATGGCGGGACTGA
- a CDS encoding DEAD/DEAH box helicase: MITLRFEDGTIRVEGLDESDSKTGLLPGVAWDDRGLVARAPAHRYAELRAALHAGDAPFQDRVRPEERLSLTHAYDLRPYQREAVEAWRANDDRGVVELPTGAGKTVLAVEAIAALGVPTLVVVPTIDLLEQWRRELETEFDVPVGQFGGGEQTQESITVSTYDSAYLRAEDVGGDFGLVVFDEVHHLGGEGYRDAARLVAAPARLGLTATFERPDGAHEVVADLVGPKVYEADVDDLAGEHLADYEVRRIEVALGPDEREAYEAAQGTFVDYLKRSNLSLRSGSDYRKLVMRSGNDPKAREALLAKQRARRIMMNADAKVETLGRLLDRHREDRVIAFTAHTDLVYRLSERYLLPAITSETGAEERREILDRFREGTYSRVVTANVLDEGVDVPDANVAVVLAGSGSEREFTQRLGRVLRPKADGGQALLYEVVSEETAEERVADRRR, encoded by the coding sequence GTGATCACGCTGCGGTTCGAGGACGGGACGATCCGCGTCGAGGGCCTCGACGAGTCGGACTCGAAAACCGGCTTGCTGCCGGGCGTCGCGTGGGACGACCGGGGACTCGTCGCACGCGCGCCCGCTCACCGGTACGCCGAGTTGCGGGCGGCGCTCCACGCCGGCGACGCTCCGTTCCAAGACCGCGTCCGCCCCGAGGAGCGACTGTCGCTGACGCACGCCTACGACCTGCGCCCCTATCAGCGCGAGGCGGTCGAGGCCTGGCGTGCCAACGACGACCGCGGCGTCGTCGAACTCCCGACCGGGGCCGGGAAGACGGTCCTTGCGGTCGAGGCGATCGCCGCGCTCGGCGTGCCGACGCTCGTAGTGGTCCCGACGATCGACCTCCTCGAACAGTGGCGACGCGAACTCGAAACCGAGTTCGACGTCCCGGTCGGGCAGTTCGGCGGCGGCGAGCAGACGCAGGAGTCCATCACGGTGTCGACGTACGACTCCGCTTACCTGCGCGCCGAGGACGTCGGCGGCGACTTCGGCCTCGTCGTCTTCGACGAGGTGCACCACCTCGGGGGCGAAGGCTACCGCGACGCGGCCCGCCTGGTCGCAGCACCTGCCCGACTCGGGCTGACCGCGACGTTCGAGCGCCCCGACGGCGCACACGAGGTCGTCGCCGACCTCGTGGGACCGAAAGTGTACGAGGCCGACGTCGACGACCTCGCGGGCGAGCATCTGGCCGACTACGAGGTCCGACGGATCGAGGTCGCGCTCGGCCCCGACGAGCGCGAGGCCTACGAGGCGGCGCAGGGCACCTTCGTCGACTACCTGAAGCGCTCGAACCTCTCGCTGCGGAGCGGCTCGGACTACCGAAAACTGGTGATGCGTTCGGGGAACGATCCGAAGGCGCGGGAGGCGCTGCTGGCGAAGCAGCGCGCGCGGCGGATAATGATGAACGCGGACGCGAAGGTCGAGACGCTCGGCCGGTTGCTCGACCGCCACCGCGAGGACCGCGTCATCGCCTTCACCGCCCACACCGACCTCGTGTATCGGCTCTCCGAGCGCTACCTGCTGCCGGCGATCACGAGCGAGACCGGGGCCGAGGAGCGGCGGGAGATCCTCGACCGGTTCCGCGAGGGCACGTACTCGCGGGTCGTCACGGCGAACGTCCTCGACGAGGGCGTCGACGTCCCCGACGCCAACGTCGCGGTGGTGCTCGCCGGGTCCGGCTCGGAGCGGGAGTTCACCCAGCGGCTCGGCCGGGTCCTCCGACCGAAGGCGGACGGTGG
- a CDS encoding ABC transporter ATP-binding protein yields MAGLSDESAAAEASTTEARTGADAAEARKVVVDGVSKVYESERQRVEALSDVRFSVAEGEFVCLVGPSGCGKTTLFRTIAGLEAPTGGEIRLDGDPVTGPGTDRGMVFQEYGLFPWRTVRGNVTFGLEEQGVEEPDRSRRVDEMLGLVGLEDFADAYPKELSGGMKQRVGIARALAVDPEILLADEPFGSVDAQTRDMLHGELLRIWSETGKTVLFVTHDVEEAVKLSDRVVVMAADPGRVREVVSVNVDRPRERTDPAFGEYVDRIRTLIGE; encoded by the coding sequence ATGGCGGGACTGAGCGACGAGTCGGCCGCGGCCGAGGCGTCGACCACCGAAGCCCGGACGGGAGCCGACGCGGCCGAGGCCCGCAAAGTCGTCGTCGACGGCGTGAGCAAAGTCTACGAGTCCGAGCGCCAGCGCGTCGAGGCGCTCTCGGACGTGCGCTTCTCCGTCGCCGAGGGCGAGTTCGTCTGCCTGGTCGGCCCCTCGGGCTGCGGGAAGACGACGCTCTTCCGGACGATCGCCGGTCTGGAAGCGCCGACCGGCGGCGAGATCCGACTCGACGGCGACCCCGTTACCGGACCCGGAACCGACCGCGGGATGGTGTTTCAGGAGTACGGGCTGTTCCCGTGGCGCACCGTCCGGGGCAACGTCACCTTCGGACTCGAGGAGCAGGGCGTCGAAGAGCCCGATCGGAGCCGTCGCGTCGACGAGATGCTCGGACTGGTCGGCCTCGAAGACTTCGCCGACGCCTACCCGAAAGAACTCTCCGGCGGGATGAAACAGCGCGTCGGCATCGCCCGCGCGCTGGCCGTCGATCCGGAGATCCTGCTCGCCGACGAACCGTTCGGCAGCGTCGACGCCCAGACGCGGGATATGCTCCACGGAGAGCTGCTCCGGATCTGGTCTGAGACCGGGAAAACCGTCCTGTTCGTCACCCACGACGTCGAGGAGGCGGTGAAGCTCTCCGATCGCGTCGTCGTGATGGCCGCCGATCCGGGGCGCGTCCGAGAGGTCGTCAGCGTCAATGTCGACCGCCCGCGCGAGCGGACGGACCCCGCCTTCGGCGAGTACGTCGATCGGATCCGAACGCTCATCGGCGAGTAA